One Rosa chinensis cultivar Old Blush chromosome 5, RchiOBHm-V2, whole genome shotgun sequence genomic region harbors:
- the LOC112202664 gene encoding G-type lectin S-receptor-like serine/threonine-protein kinase RLK1 has protein sequence MAFTVRLFLLSSLLLLPTYVLAQTNGSIAVGASLSTAGNSSWLSAFRFQQLENNNLFLLSIWFAKIPDRTIVWYANGDKPAPNGLVVTLTASSGLVLTSCQGEQLWKSNQTVAGVVAHGVMNDTGNFVMEDKKSAKLWEPFKNPTDTMLPGQIMERGGKLSSRNSETDYLRRCFQLDFHDDGNLVFREQRPFYSTATTTGSVPGHEGLQLVFNDSGNFYILRVNGGHYPFTTEELAGRDYYLQSTLIFDGVSA, from the coding sequence ATGGCTTTTACTGTACGTTTGTTTCTGCTTTCTTCATTGCTTCTGCTACCAACTTATGTGCTTGCACAAACTAATGGGAGCATAGCTGTGGGTGCTTCTCTCTCCACAGCAGGAAACTCCTCATGGCTTTCTGCCTTTAGGTTCCAGCAACTTGAAAACAATAATCTTTTCTTGCTGTCTATATGGTTCGCCAAGATACCAGACAGAACCATAGTTTGGTATGCAAATGGGGATAAGCCTGCACCTAATGGTTTAGTTGTGACTTTGACTGCCAGCAGTGGGCTAGTTCTTACAAGTTGTCAGGGTGAGCAGTTATGGAAATCCAATCAAACCGTTGCTGGCGTTGTTGCTCATGGGGTTATGAATGATACAGGTAACTTTGTTATGGAAGACAAAAAGTCAGCAAAGTTATGGGAGCCATTCAAGAATCCTACTGATACCATGTTGCCTGGGCAAATAATGGAACGAGGAGGGAAACTTTCTTCTCGAAATTCAGAGACTGACTATTTGAGAAGATGCTTCCAGCTAGATTTTCATGATGATGGGAATCTTGTGTTTAGGGAGCAAAGACCTTTTTATTCAACCGCGACTACCACAGGGAGTGTTCCAGGTCATGAAGGTCTACAGTTGGTTTTCAATGATTCAGGTAACTTCTATATTCTGCGGGTGAATGGTGGACATTATCCTTTCACAACAGAGGAACTTGCAGGAAGGGACTACTATCTCCAGTCAACTCTCATCTTTGATGGCGTTTCGGCTTAA
- the LOC112202663 gene encoding G-type lectin S-receptor-like serine/threonine-protein kinase LECRK3, translated as MNLKCFTFMELKEATNGFKEVLGCGAFATVFKGVLASDNGKFIAVKRLNTVVKENDLEFKAEVSAIGGTNHRNLVQLLGFCNEGQHQLLVYEYISNGSLATFLFGESRPIWNTRKKIALRTARGLLYLHEECSSQIIHCDIKPQNILLDDSFTARIADFGVAKLLKSDQTRTTTRIRGTKGYVAPEWFKSLPVTVKVDVYSYSMVLLEIVCCRKNYEPEAPAEDQMILADWAYDCYKQKKLHLLWQNVGDDQEIDGIEKLEKYLMIAFWCIQEDPSARPTIKKVTQMLEGTVEVSVPPNLSSLYVQYK; from the coding sequence ATGAATCTGAAATGTTTCACTTTCATGGAGCTAAAAGAAGCCACCAACGGATTCAAGGAAGTGCTAGGTTGTGGTGCTTTTGCAACTGTTTTCAAAGGAGTTTTAGCATCTGATAACGGGAAGTTCATTGCTGTCAAAAGATTGAACACTGTGGTCAAAGAAAATGATTTGGAATTCAAAGCTGAAGTGAGCGCAATTGGTGGAACAAATCACAGAAATTTAGTCCAACTACTCGGATTTTGTAATGAGGGGCAACACCAGCTTCTTGTGTATGAGTACATTAGCAATGGCTCTCTAGCAACCTTCCTTTTCGGAGAGTCAAGACCAATCTGgaatacaagaaaaaaaattgcctTAAGAACTGCAAGAGGGCTCTTGTATTTGCACGAGGAGTGCAGCAGCCAAATCATACATTGTGACATTAAGCCTCAAAACATTCTTCTCGACGATTCTTTCACAGCAAGAATAGCTGACTTTGGAGTAGCCAAGCTTTTGAAATCTGACCAAACTCGAACAACTACTAGAATCAGAGGCACAAAAGGTTATGTCGCTCCTGAATGGTTCAAAAGTTTGCCTGTCACAGTGAAGGTTGATGTTTATAGCTACAGCATGGTGCTGTTGGAGATTGTTTGCTGCAGGAAAAACTATGAACCAGAAGCACCAGCTGAAGATCAAATGATATTAGCCGATTGGGCATACGATTGCTATAAGCAAAAGAAACTGCATCTGTTGTGGCAGAATGTAGGCGACGATCAGGAAATTGATGGCATCGAAAAGTTGGAAAAGTATTTGATGATTGCATTTTGGTGCATTCAAGAGGATCCATCAGCAAGACCTACCATAAAGAAAGTGACACAGATGCTCGAAGGGACAGTTGAAGTCTCAGTGCCTCCAAATCTGTCCTCATTATATGTTCAATATAAGTGA
- the LOC112168031 gene encoding G-type lectin S-receptor-like serine/threonine-protein kinase LECRK3 has translation MDLCTHDEDAAHTSCSCPLGYIPIDQDDERNGCTQNFFPQSCDKASSETEHFEFQELQFTDWPGGDYEHFQPFNKEQCKQSCLADCFCAIAIFNEGSADCWKKRIPLSNGKINDDVKGLALVKIRKDTSTSAKEKGSLVRLIIGAVIILVLNNLVVSIITYLVTSHAQVNPLNPVVRVMNLKCFTFMELKEATNGFEEELGRGAFATVFKGVLASDNGKFIAVKRLNAVVKENDLEFKAEVSAIGRTNHRNLVQLLGFCNEGQHQLLVYEYMSNGSLATFLFGESRPNWNTRKKIALGTARGLLYLHEECSSQIIHCDIKPQNILLDNSFTARIADFGVSKLLKSDQTRTTTRIRGTKGYVAPEWFKSLPVTVKVDVYSYGMVLLEIVCCRKNYEPEAPAEDQMILADWAYDCYKQKKLHLLWQNVGDDQEMDGIEKLEKYLMIAFWCIQEDPSVRPTIKKVTQMLEGTVEISVPPNLSSLYVQYK, from the exons ATGGA TTTATGTACACATGATGAGGATGCAGCTCATACTAGTTGCTCATGCCCTCTGGGTTACATCCCCATTGACCAAGATGATGAGAGGAACGGGTGCACGCAAAACTTTTTTCCCCAAAGTTGTGATAAAGCCTCATCAGAAACAGAACACTTTGAATTTCAAGAGCTTCAATTCACTGATTGGCCTGGTGGAGATTATGAGCATTTCCAGCCATTTAATAAGGAACAGTGCAAGCAAAGTTGCTTAGCCGATTGTTTCTGTGCCATTGCCATTTTCAATGAAGGAAGTGCTGATTGTTGGAAGAAGCGAATACCTCTTTCAAATGGGAAGATCAACGACGATGTTAAGGGGTTAGCTCTGGTGAAAATAAGGAAAGACACTTCTACATCAGCAAAAGAAAAAGGTAGTCTAGTTCGGCTCATCATTGGTGCAGTGATCATCCTAGTATTAAACAACTTGGTTGTTTCTATAATAACCTATCTGGTTACTTCTCATGCACAAGTGAATCCACTTAATCCTGTGGTTCGAGTCATGAATCTGAAATGTTTCACTTTCATGGAGCTAAAAGAAGCCACCAACGGATTCGAGGAAGAGCTCGGTCGTGGTGCTTTTGCAACTGTTTTCAAAGGAGTTTTAGCATCAGATAACGGGAAGTTCATTGCTGTCAAAAGATTGAACGCTGTGGTCAAAGAAAATGATTTGGAATTCAAAGCTGAAGTGAGCGCAATTGGCAGAACAAATCACAGAAATTTAGTCCAACTACTCGGATTTTGTAATGAGGGGCAACACCAGCTTCTTGTGTATGAGTACATGAGCAATGGCTCTCTAGCAACCTTCCTCTTCGGAGAGTCAAGACCAAACTGgaatacaagaaaaaaaattgcctTAGGAACTGCAAGAGGGCTCTTGTATTTGCATGAGGAGTGCAGCAGCCAAATCATACATTGTGACATTAAGCCTCAAAACATTCTTCTCGACAATTCTTTCACAGCAAGAATAGCCGACTTTGGAGTATCCAAGCTTTTGAAATCTGACCAAACTCGAACAACTACTAGAATCAGAGGCACAAAAGGTTATGTTGCTCCTGAATGGTTCAAAAGTTTGCCTGTCACAGTGAAGGTTGATGTTTATAGCTACGGCATGGTGTTGTTGGAGATTGTTTGCTGCAGGAAAAACTACGAACCAGAAGCACCAGCTGAAGATCAAATGATATTAGCCGATTGGGCATACGATTGCTATAAGCAAAAGAAACTGCATCTGTTGTGGCAGAATGTAGGGGACGATCAGGAAATGGATGGCATCGAAAAGTTGGAAAAGTATTTGATGATTGCATTTTGGTGCATTCAAGAGGATCCATCAGTAAGGCCTACCATAAAGAAAGTGACACAGATGCTCGAAGGGACTGTTGAAATCTCGGTGCCTCCAAATCTGTCCTCATTATATGTTCAATATAAGTGA
- the LOC112167160 gene encoding uncharacterized protein LOC112167160: MVHTTGSVPMAKYIKEEIDRTGVEPSPIECFKRFHVSKAKNEEGEHWISEKAKDLYETMHTQKRLEEAFGEESEEVDEWGIYKAVIGGPSHGRIRGLGDGMIPPKDEDVDSSSHTCNKRPCMAREKELEQVNEKVTTLTNQLEDLKQVVMTLLSKNSTHSECATEAPSTGNTTGTSGANHEDT, translated from the exons ATGGTGCATACAACCGGCTCAGTTCCAATGGCGAAATATATCAAAGAGGAG ATTGATAGGACTGGAGTTGAACCTAGTCCCATTGAATGCTTCAAAAGGTTTCATGTCTCTAAGGCCAAGAATGAAGAGGGGGAACATTGGATTAGTGAGAAAGCTAAAGATCTTTAT gaaaCTATGCATACCCAAAAGAGGCTCGAAGAGGCATTTGGTGAAGAAAGTGAAGAAGTAGATGAATGGGGCATATATAAAGCTGTGATTGGAGGGCCGAGTCACGGCAGAATTCGTGGCTTAGGTGATGGCATGATACCACCTAAAGATGAAGATGTGGACTCTTCTAGCCACACTTGCAATAAGCGTCCATGCATGGCGCGTGAGAAAGAATTGGAACAAGTGAACGAGAAAGTTACAACCCTTACCAACCAGCTAGAAGATTTGAAGCAAGTGGTTATGACTTTGCTATCGAAGAACTCAACTCATTCTGAATGCGCAACAGAAGCACCATCTACG ggAAATACCACAGGGACCTCAGGTGCAAATCATGAAGACACATGA